A section of the Alkalihalobacillus sp. LMS39 genome encodes:
- a CDS encoding sugar ABC transporter permease, whose product MRRIKKNKWIYLMIAPGILYFFVYKYIPMYGLIIAFQEYKPYLGVTGSEWVGFKHFERLFTSPDFWMIFRNTLVLFALQILVFFPIPIIIALMLNEVRNQMFKKSVQTLIYIPHFMSWVVIVSVSFVMLTLDGGIINSIIESLGFEKINFLMNPDTFRPMYILQVIWREAGWGTIIFLAAIAAVDPQLYEAAKMDGANRLRQMWHITLPAIRSVIVVLLILKIGDVLELGFEHVYLLLNASNREVGEIFDTYVYTAGLKQGQFSYSTAVGFFKGLVGLILVIFANWLAKKAGEEGVY is encoded by the coding sequence ATGAGGAGAATAAAGAAAAATAAGTGGATTTATCTTATGATTGCACCGGGGATTTTGTACTTTTTTGTGTACAAATATATTCCCATGTACGGTCTTATTATCGCATTTCAAGAGTATAAACCGTACTTAGGTGTAACAGGGAGTGAGTGGGTCGGTTTTAAACATTTTGAAAGACTTTTTACGAGTCCTGATTTTTGGATGATATTCAGAAATACACTTGTTTTATTTGCTTTACAAATTCTTGTGTTTTTCCCGATTCCTATCATTATAGCTTTAATGCTAAATGAAGTCAGAAACCAAATGTTTAAGAAAAGTGTGCAAACATTAATTTATATTCCACATTTCATGTCGTGGGTTGTTATCGTATCGGTAAGCTTTGTGATGTTAACGTTAGATGGTGGAATTATTAATTCGATTATTGAATCGTTAGGATTTGAAAAAATTAATTTTTTAATGAATCCAGATACGTTCCGACCGATGTATATTCTTCAAGTTATTTGGCGAGAAGCAGGTTGGGGAACGATTATCTTCTTAGCCGCGATTGCAGCCGTAGATCCACAATTATATGAAGCGGCAAAAATGGACGGTGCGAATCGCTTACGGCAAATGTGGCATATTACGCTACCAGCGATCCGGAGTGTCATTGTCGTGTTATTAATTTTAAAAATTGGCGATGTACTTGAGCTTGGATTTGAACATGTGTACTTATTATTAAATGCTTCTAACCGTGAAGTAGGTGAAATCTTCGACACGTATGTGTATACAGCAGGACTGAAACAAGGTCAATTTAGTTATAGTACCGCAGTTGGATTTTTTAAAGGACTTGTCGGATTGATTTTAGTTATTTTCGCAAACTGGCTTGCGAAAAAAGCAGGTGAAGAAGGTGTCTACTAA
- a CDS encoding extracellular solute-binding protein, with the protein MFKSKITFSMFCMFFLVLALLSACSNSSENTSNNNDSKTNDATEQTDSEEPFEISIMTNLHTPETPDKKIQELIEEKTGYKLDIQWVPDDNYDERLNTAFATGSFPDSVRIGFAQMNQFKDAIRNDQFWEIGPYLDQFENLNNLNDEIMANTTIDGKIYGVYQGRPLSRQGIIYRKDWADHLGLEAPTTTDEFMEMVRAFTEDDPNDSGKDDTIGLADRSDLIYGGFKTIASWFGTPHEWGVKDGELLPEFMFDEYMQTLDFYREMHSNRYINQDFPVTSKTDQVAMVANGTAGVYVGSMQDVNTIYNDAVALNPDVEFDVHNHVEGPHGEFGVWAIPGFSEVMMFPKSSVQTEEDLLKILGFYDKLASPDVMNTLYWGIEGEHYEVQDGKAVYIADQAIIDREIRPYLTMEIGEPETTGRYELYTDYEVRQKADELVLENNDYLISDPTVTLDSDTFIQDGDRLKQLIDDATIQYILGQIDKDGFEKAVENWKSQGGNAIIQEFNASYQAQS; encoded by the coding sequence ATGTTTAAATCAAAAATTACGTTTAGCATGTTTTGTATGTTTTTTCTTGTTTTAGCCTTACTTTCAGCTTGTAGTAACAGTAGTGAAAATACATCGAATAATAATGATAGTAAAACAAATGACGCAACAGAGCAGACGGATTCAGAAGAACCATTTGAAATTTCTATTATGACAAATCTTCATACACCTGAAACACCAGATAAAAAGATACAAGAGCTGATTGAAGAGAAAACGGGGTATAAGCTTGATATTCAATGGGTGCCAGATGATAATTACGACGAGCGTTTAAACACAGCTTTTGCAACAGGTTCTTTCCCAGATTCTGTCCGAATCGGCTTTGCTCAAATGAACCAATTTAAAGATGCCATTCGAAATGACCAATTTTGGGAAATTGGGCCGTACCTAGATCAATTTGAAAATTTAAATAATTTAAATGACGAAATTATGGCAAACACAACAATTGATGGGAAAATTTATGGGGTTTATCAAGGTAGACCATTATCTCGACAAGGGATCATTTACCGAAAAGACTGGGCTGACCATTTAGGGTTAGAGGCGCCAACAACTACGGATGAATTTATGGAAATGGTTCGTGCTTTTACAGAGGATGATCCGAATGATTCTGGAAAAGATGACACAATTGGTTTAGCAGACCGTAGTGATTTAATTTATGGTGGGTTTAAAACGATTGCATCTTGGTTTGGAACACCACATGAATGGGGTGTAAAAGACGGGGAGCTACTGCCTGAATTTATGTTTGATGAGTATATGCAAACATTGGATTTCTACCGAGAAATGCATTCGAATCGATACATTAACCAAGATTTCCCTGTAACAAGTAAGACCGACCAAGTAGCCATGGTGGCAAATGGTACGGCTGGTGTTTATGTAGGTTCGATGCAAGATGTGAATACCATTTACAACGATGCAGTGGCTCTTAACCCAGATGTGGAATTTGATGTTCATAATCATGTCGAAGGGCCACATGGTGAATTTGGTGTTTGGGCTATTCCTGGATTTAGTGAAGTAATGATGTTCCCGAAATCATCAGTGCAAACTGAAGAAGATTTACTAAAAATTCTTGGATTCTATGACAAATTAGCTTCACCTGATGTAATGAACACACTTTACTGGGGAATTGAAGGAGAGCATTATGAAGTCCAAGACGGAAAAGCAGTTTATATCGCAGACCAAGCTATCATTGACCGTGAGATCCGTCCATATTTAACAATGGAAATTGGTGAACCAGAAACAACAGGCCGCTATGAGCTTTATACTGATTATGAAGTTCGCCAAAAAGCAGATGAGCTTGTTCTTGAAAATAATGACTATTTAATTTCAGACCCAACAGTCACACTAGATTCTGACACATTCATTCAAGATGGAGATCGATTAAAGCAACTGATTGACGATGCAACTATCCAATATATTTTAGGACAAATTGACAAAGACGGCTTTGAAAAAGCGGTTGAAAATTGGAAATCTCAAGGCGGAAATGCGATTATCCAAGAGTTTAATGCATCTTATCAAGCACAAAGCTAA
- a CDS encoding helix-turn-helix domain-containing protein, translated as MKNQSLLTKLIVFASIISIIPVIIVGVFSYYQSSKHIQEKVNQEKVEVIRQIQSNVEQVLVTVHHTVSNTIDSSLMEAVIRRPLLGEDFSIYRDLRQELSNIRSYYTKVDEVILLNFQEDWLVNNAGLSRLDEHPDKDVYLSYLDLEHNTTWILLDEQQFESPLVVSDCPNTISLVKKLPPKRSAKYGLAFTNISTCSLAEMINVDELSDEVMITDEQFRILVHRDPELIGQSLVDTHYIDSLEGFTDQSGQFNVHSKNYPYAVTYQQSDFNQWYYISFNSIDILTSESKKIGLITFLMITFIVLTCCLYIWIISKKLYSPVNKLVAYLEERWPNEEKDKQKNELEIIESHINELFSSNSSLELELREHTQQLKSLFITRLFTGHYKTNEIQDNLQYFQLEEITMNWREMVICTLTVDNVDNQELESFDHEKMSFAIKNIVEETVQKTKRFPVVWIDQIMVMVLGFDKQSNNEDLVYNLTEKIQTNISQLLKISVSIGISLPFTELKEAKRGYKEGIEALKHRMQLGHGVIVHFSTVNSGKHTVLFDYPKRTEEELVEAIKLADKEKAAQLLSEWMSKAFKNTQSPKEYQVAMMRLLNNLLIIKQESGISFQQINVQHSSLYEELLDFHTKEQIEQWFTDRLITPLIRVFHDRRESQFQNLSEKMIDLIQKNYDQDITLEECAAHLHYNANYLSSVFKQETNYTFTEYLSMYRFTIAKQWLMETNMTVKEIAERLQYKNPQNFIRSFKKQEHMTPGQYREKYKKTP; from the coding sequence ATGAAAAATCAAAGTTTGCTAACAAAACTAATCGTGTTTGCCAGTATTATTAGTATCATCCCTGTCATTATTGTAGGGGTATTTTCCTATTATCAATCTTCAAAACATATACAAGAAAAGGTTAATCAAGAAAAAGTCGAAGTCATTCGACAGATTCAATCGAATGTAGAACAAGTACTCGTAACTGTGCATCATACTGTAAGCAACACGATTGATTCCTCGTTAATGGAGGCTGTCATTAGGCGACCTTTATTGGGAGAAGATTTTTCAATTTATCGCGATTTACGACAAGAATTAAGTAATATTCGCTCTTATTATACGAAAGTGGATGAAGTCATTTTACTCAATTTTCAAGAAGACTGGCTTGTGAATAATGCCGGATTATCTCGCTTAGATGAGCATCCAGATAAAGACGTCTACCTGTCTTATCTCGATTTAGAACACAATACAACATGGATTTTGCTTGATGAGCAGCAATTTGAATCGCCACTTGTTGTGAGTGATTGTCCAAATACAATTAGCTTAGTCAAAAAGCTTCCACCAAAACGAAGTGCAAAATATGGGTTAGCTTTTACGAATATTTCGACTTGTAGTTTAGCTGAGATGATAAATGTGGATGAACTTTCTGATGAAGTAATGATAACAGATGAACAGTTTCGTATCCTCGTCCATCGAGACCCGGAGCTTATCGGTCAATCACTTGTTGATACTCATTACATTGATTCGTTAGAAGGCTTTACAGATCAGTCAGGACAGTTCAATGTTCATTCAAAAAATTATCCTTATGCTGTCACATATCAACAATCAGATTTTAATCAATGGTATTATATTTCGTTTAACTCGATTGATATTCTTACAAGTGAAAGCAAAAAAATCGGTCTCATTACATTTTTAATGATTACTTTTATTGTGTTAACATGTTGTCTTTATATATGGATTATAAGCAAGAAACTTTATTCTCCAGTCAATAAACTTGTTGCTTATTTGGAAGAAAGATGGCCAAATGAAGAAAAAGATAAACAAAAGAATGAGTTAGAAATTATCGAATCTCATATTAATGAGTTATTTTCGTCTAATTCATCTCTTGAGTTGGAGTTACGAGAGCATACACAACAGTTAAAGTCACTGTTTATAACGAGACTATTCACAGGCCATTATAAAACGAATGAAATTCAAGATAATCTCCAGTACTTTCAATTAGAAGAGATAACGATGAATTGGAGAGAAATGGTGATTTGTACATTAACCGTGGATAATGTTGATAATCAGGAATTGGAGAGCTTTGACCATGAAAAAATGTCTTTTGCAATTAAGAATATTGTAGAAGAAACGGTGCAGAAAACAAAGAGGTTTCCTGTCGTCTGGATTGACCAAATTATGGTTATGGTCCTTGGTTTTGATAAGCAATCCAACAACGAAGACCTTGTGTATAATTTGACCGAAAAAATCCAAACGAATATTAGTCAGCTGTTAAAAATATCGGTTAGTATTGGAATTAGTCTACCATTCACGGAATTAAAAGAAGCAAAACGAGGATACAAAGAAGGTATTGAAGCATTGAAGCATCGAATGCAATTAGGGCACGGTGTCATCGTTCACTTTAGTACAGTAAATTCAGGAAAACATACAGTTTTATTTGATTATCCAAAACGAACAGAAGAAGAATTAGTGGAAGCAATTAAGTTGGCAGATAAGGAAAAAGCGGCTCAGCTCTTGTCAGAGTGGATGTCAAAAGCATTTAAAAATACACAATCACCAAAGGAATATCAGGTTGCGATGATGCGGTTGTTAAATAATCTATTGATTATTAAACAAGAAAGTGGCATTAGCTTTCAACAAATTAATGTTCAACATTCCTCTTTATACGAAGAACTATTGGATTTTCATACGAAAGAACAAATCGAACAATGGTTCACAGATAGGCTCATTACGCCATTAATTCGAGTGTTTCACGATCGCCGTGAATCACAATTTCAAAATTTATCAGAAAAAATGATTGACCTCATTCAAAAAAATTACGATCAAGATATTACGTTAGAAGAATGCGCAGCCCATCTCCACTATAATGCAAATTACTTAAGTAGTGTTTTTAAACAGGAAACAAATTACACATTTACAGAATATTTATCGATGTATCGCTTTACGATTGCAAAACAATGGTTGATGGAAACGAATATGACGGTAAAGGAAATAGCCGAAAGATTGCAATATAAAAATCCACAAAACTTTATTCGTTCTTTTAAAAAACAGGAACATATGACACCAGGACAATACCGTGAAAAATATAAAAAGACACCATAG